In Halorubellus sp. JP-L1, one DNA window encodes the following:
- a CDS encoding VOC family protein produces the protein MLPDTPGIHHVTSMVGDPQANVDFYADVLGLRLVKRTVNHEDVLRYHLYYGNDRGDLGTVYTCFPYPNEPPGRVGPPQIAAASFAVPPASLPYWRDRLEASGVDVERRERFDETVLQFVDPAGTRLELVGAHAPVDPYAAGPIPAEHGIRGVHGVTALPVDPFQTASVLETLGLDAVGQDGDRVRYRADGPHATVVDVLDRGAASASDDDAAENDDDAPADAGRVGGVAFGREGVGTIHHVAVRVPDEDALFAYHDLFRERDVQVSRVRDRHYYRSVYVREPGGILIELATEDPGLAVDEPIEALGSSLVLPPWAAEDREMIESQLPAVDFPDQPGGGE, from the coding sequence ATGCTCCCCGACACGCCCGGCATCCACCACGTCACGTCGATGGTGGGCGACCCGCAGGCGAACGTCGACTTCTACGCGGACGTCCTCGGCCTCCGCCTCGTCAAGCGAACCGTCAACCACGAGGACGTCCTCCGGTACCACCTCTACTACGGGAACGACCGTGGCGACCTCGGTACCGTCTACACGTGCTTCCCGTATCCGAACGAGCCGCCGGGGCGAGTCGGGCCACCCCAGATTGCAGCCGCGTCGTTCGCGGTCCCACCGGCGTCGCTCCCCTACTGGCGGGACCGCCTCGAAGCTAGCGGCGTCGACGTCGAGCGCCGCGAGCGCTTCGACGAGACCGTCCTCCAGTTCGTCGACCCCGCCGGGACGCGCCTGGAACTCGTCGGCGCGCACGCGCCCGTCGACCCCTACGCGGCCGGCCCGATCCCCGCCGAGCACGGCATCCGTGGCGTCCACGGCGTCACCGCGCTCCCCGTCGACCCGTTCCAGACCGCGAGCGTCCTCGAGACGCTCGGCCTCGACGCCGTCGGGCAGGACGGCGACCGCGTCCGCTACCGCGCCGACGGCCCGCACGCGACCGTCGTCGACGTCCTCGACCGCGGCGCCGCGAGTGCCAGCGACGACGACGCCGCCGAGAACGACGACGACGCACCCGCGGACGCCGGTCGCGTCGGCGGCGTTGCGTTCGGGCGCGAGGGCGTCGGTACCATCCACCACGTCGCCGTGCGCGTTCCCGACGAGGACGCGCTGTTCGCGTACCACGACCTGTTCCGCGAGCGCGACGTGCAGGTGTCCCGCGTCCGCGACCGCCACTACTACCGGTCGGTGTACGTCCGCGAGCCCGGCGGCATCCTGATCGAGCTCGCGACCGAGGACCCCGGCCTCGCCGTCGACGAGCCCATCGAAGCGCTCGGTTCCTCGCTCGTGCTGCCGCCGTGGGCCGCCGAGGACCGCGAGATGATCGAATCCCAGCTCCCGGCCGTCGACTTCCCGGACCAGCCCGGCGGTGGTGAGTAG
- a CDS encoding alpha/beta hydrolase, translating into MTTDDGESPTAAAPAPHGGRSVVTAGAPRGGTEVVVLALHGRGATAQGVVNLLDPVYRHGVTFLAPDAHRSRWYPYAATAGRERNDPDLSSAIAVVDALVAHATSAFDVPRERVVLAGFSQGAVVAAEYALQHPARYGAVVCLAGAAIDPERDFIERHGEDAAAASEDATAGSFAGTPAYFAVGRDDPHVPISRVEATADAFRARGADVTVDVFDDTGHEVTDAAFDHVRALLDGIVDGD; encoded by the coding sequence ATGACGACCGACGACGGCGAATCGCCGACCGCGGCCGCGCCGGCGCCCCACGGCGGCCGGTCGGTCGTCACCGCCGGCGCACCGCGCGGCGGGACCGAGGTCGTCGTCCTCGCGCTCCACGGCCGCGGCGCGACCGCGCAGGGCGTCGTGAACCTGCTCGACCCCGTGTATCGCCACGGCGTCACGTTCCTCGCCCCCGACGCGCACCGCAGCCGCTGGTACCCCTACGCCGCGACCGCCGGCCGCGAGCGCAACGACCCCGACCTGTCGTCGGCGATCGCCGTCGTCGACGCGCTCGTCGCCCACGCCACCAGCGCGTTCGACGTGCCCAGGGAGCGCGTCGTCCTCGCCGGGTTCTCGCAGGGCGCCGTCGTCGCCGCCGAGTACGCCCTCCAGCACCCCGCGCGGTACGGCGCCGTCGTCTGCCTCGCCGGCGCCGCCATCGATCCCGAGCGCGACTTCATCGAACGCCACGGCGAAGACGCGGCCGCGGCGAGCGAGGACGCGACCGCAGGTTCGTTCGCTGGCACGCCCGCGTACTTCGCCGTCGGTCGCGACGACCCGCACGTCCCCATTTCTCGCGTCGAAGCGACCGCCGACGCGTTCCGCGCACGCGGCGCCGACGTCACCGTCGACGTCTTCGACGACACCGGCCACGAAGTCACCGACGCCGCGTTCGACCACGTCCGCGCACTCCTCGACGGCATCGTCGACGGCGACTAG
- the trmY gene encoding tRNA (pseudouridine(54)-N(1))-methyltransferase TrmY → MRQFVVVAHDAPTTPEFSLDALGSDAGRMDLLARCLNAGLLSSHGIREDARVHLVLGGEFTVSVDGGSVRNLHPDERSIAALVRSALEARDDAIGHQPAEPSPGIEVYRMGFEATLDRLARDGTVVALHEDGEPANEREPPAHPVFVLSDHRDFRDAEARVLDDATDVRLRLGPEVLHADHAITVAHHYCDTDAYSDF, encoded by the coding sequence ATGCGTCAGTTCGTCGTCGTCGCGCACGACGCCCCCACGACCCCGGAGTTCTCGCTGGACGCGCTCGGGAGCGACGCGGGCCGCATGGACTTGCTCGCTCGCTGCCTGAACGCCGGACTGTTGTCGAGTCACGGCATCCGCGAGGACGCGCGCGTGCATCTCGTCCTCGGCGGCGAGTTCACGGTGAGCGTCGACGGTGGATCGGTGCGGAACCTCCACCCGGACGAGCGCTCGATCGCGGCGCTCGTCCGGTCGGCCCTGGAAGCCCGCGACGACGCGATCGGCCATCAGCCCGCCGAGCCCTCGCCCGGCATCGAGGTGTACCGGATGGGCTTCGAGGCGACGCTCGACCGGCTCGCTCGCGACGGAACGGTCGTCGCGCTCCACGAGGACGGCGAGCCCGCGAACGAGCGCGAACCGCCCGCGCACCCCGTGTTCGTGCTCTCGGACCACCGGGACTTCAGGGACGCCGAAGCGCGCGTGCTCGACGACGCGACCGACGTCCGCCTCCGTCTCGGGCCGGAAGTCCTGCACGCCGACCACGCCATCACGGTCGCGCATCACTACTGCGACACCGACGCCTACAGCGACTTCTAG
- a CDS encoding tRNA pseudouridine(54/55) synthase Pus10, protein MDVLAVARDLLASGPLCDACLGRPFADRSFGLTNDERGKSLRVAVALDDDEPFEPPERDACWVCEGLTGEYETYAELAAESVDRVDFETYQVGTRTPPLVEENDRLLREDAGLDADAGELFKSEFNREVGKRFGQLTGTEVDFDRPDVLALVDLDAADADPSTHAVDVQVNPAFVYGRYKKLERDIPQTEWPCRECGASGKQLGDDGEEPCDHCGGSGYLYDDSVEGYVAPHVEEAMDGTEAVFHGAGREDVDALMLGDGRPFVAEVKHPGERSPDVDALEARINDDADGAVAVQDLALATHEMVERVKELDASKTYRAEVEFSDPVGADALQRALDELEGATITQHTPQRVDHRRASIDRTRTVYAASGHSVDETHATVDVHGEGGLYIKELVSGDDGRTKPSLAGLLDVDATVTALDVLSVAGEDEAFATDDYLQ, encoded by the coding sequence ATGGACGTACTCGCTGTCGCTCGCGACTTGCTCGCGTCGGGGCCGTTGTGCGATGCGTGTCTCGGGCGGCCGTTCGCGGATCGGAGTTTCGGGCTGACGAACGACGAGCGCGGGAAGAGCCTCCGGGTCGCGGTCGCGCTCGACGACGACGAGCCGTTCGAGCCGCCCGAGCGCGACGCGTGCTGGGTGTGCGAGGGGCTCACGGGCGAGTACGAGACGTACGCCGAACTCGCCGCCGAATCGGTGGACAGAGTCGACTTCGAGACGTATCAGGTCGGGACGCGGACGCCGCCGCTCGTCGAGGAGAACGACCGCCTGCTGCGGGAGGACGCCGGCCTCGACGCGGACGCCGGCGAGCTGTTCAAGTCCGAGTTCAACCGCGAGGTCGGGAAGCGCTTCGGCCAGTTGACGGGCACCGAAGTCGACTTCGACCGGCCGGACGTGCTCGCGCTCGTCGACCTGGACGCCGCCGACGCGGACCCGTCGACGCACGCGGTCGACGTCCAGGTGAACCCCGCGTTCGTCTACGGCCGATACAAGAAGTTAGAGCGCGACATCCCGCAGACGGAGTGGCCGTGCCGCGAGTGCGGCGCGAGCGGGAAGCAACTCGGCGACGACGGCGAGGAGCCCTGCGACCACTGCGGCGGCAGCGGGTACCTCTACGACGACAGCGTCGAGGGGTACGTCGCGCCGCACGTCGAGGAGGCGATGGACGGCACGGAGGCGGTGTTCCACGGCGCCGGCCGCGAAGACGTCGACGCGCTGATGCTCGGGGACGGCCGGCCGTTCGTCGCCGAAGTAAAGCACCCCGGCGAGCGCTCGCCGGACGTCGACGCCCTCGAAGCGCGCATCAACGACGACGCCGACGGCGCCGTCGCCGTGCAGGACCTCGCGCTCGCGACTCACGAGATGGTCGAGCGCGTGAAGGAACTCGACGCCTCGAAGACGTACCGCGCCGAGGTCGAGTTCTCCGACCCCGTCGGCGCCGACGCACTCCAGCGCGCACTCGACGAACTCGAGGGCGCGACGATCACGCAGCACACGCCCCAGCGCGTCGACCATCGTCGCGCGAGCATCGACCGCACCCGCACCGTGTACGCCGCCAGCGGCCACTCCGTCGACGAAACGCACGCGACAGTGGACGTCCACGGCGAAGGCGGCCTCTACATCAAGGAACTCGTGAGCGGCGACGACGGCCGAACGAAACCGAGTCTCGCCGGCCTCCTCGACGTCGACGCCACCGTCACCGCACTCGACGTCCTGAGCGTCGCGGGCGAGGACGAGGCGTTCGCAACCGACGACTACCTCCAATAG
- a CDS encoding winged helix-turn-helix domain-containing protein has protein sequence MGVFDVVFASSVRQTVLLELRDRPRQRRALLDDVDASKSAVYDALNELRDRDLLREGRTRRWETTCLGDLVADYVADRRRTDDVLSAHASYWRDHDASVLPEPFRASLGALAGAERVSSSSSSETESLPAASSVVDVVERADRVALATPVYHDRYATALERAARSADVRFALAPAVIETAAGRADANWNADGLGVRVADPGCTVLATDEAMVLSLPREDSSHDLAEALLARTDRARAWGDRLFESVWREATPLRALESLPRP, from the coding sequence ATGGGCGTGTTCGATGTCGTCTTCGCGTCGTCGGTCCGCCAGACCGTCCTCCTGGAGTTACGCGACCGACCGCGGCAGCGACGGGCCCTCCTCGACGACGTCGACGCGAGCAAGTCGGCGGTGTACGACGCGCTGAACGAACTCCGCGACCGCGACCTCCTCCGCGAAGGCCGGACGCGGCGCTGGGAGACCACTTGCCTGGGCGACCTCGTGGCGGACTACGTCGCCGACCGCCGGCGGACAGACGACGTCCTCTCCGCGCACGCCTCGTACTGGCGGGATCACGACGCGAGCGTGCTTCCGGAGCCGTTCCGGGCGTCGCTGGGCGCGCTCGCGGGTGCGGAACGAGTGTCGTCATCGTCGTCGTCGGAGACCGAATCGCTCCCTGCGGCGAGTAGCGTCGTCGACGTCGTCGAGCGCGCGGACCGCGTCGCGCTCGCGACGCCGGTCTACCACGACCGGTACGCGACCGCACTCGAACGCGCGGCACGGAGTGCGGACGTCCGCTTCGCGCTCGCGCCGGCCGTCATCGAGACGGCTGCGGGCCGCGCGGACGCGAACTGGAACGCCGACGGCCTGGGGGTTCGCGTCGCCGACCCCGGCTGTACCGTGCTCGCGACCGACGAGGCGATGGTGCTCTCGCTCCCGCGCGAGGACAGCAGCCACGACCTCGCGGAGGCGCTGCTCGCGCGCACCGACCGCGCGCGTGCCTGGGGCGACCGACTCTTCGAGAGCGTGTGGCGCGAGGCCACGCCGCTACGGGCGCTCGAATCGCTCCCGCGGCCCTGA
- the rnhB gene encoding ribonuclease HII translates to MRIGVDEAGKGPVLGSMFAAAVAVTDPKVLPDGVDDSKRLAPETRERLDDRLRGDDRVQVAVAEITPARIDDPATDMNALTVAAHANAISRLAADGDDVVVDAGDVSESRFARRVRTAATADVDVTAEHGADETHPVVAAASVVAKVARDAQMTALASEHGAVGSGYPSDPTTREFLATHVADHGQLPAFARESWSTSADVLAAAEQSGLDDF, encoded by the coding sequence ATGCGAATCGGCGTCGACGAAGCAGGCAAGGGCCCCGTCCTCGGGTCGATGTTCGCGGCCGCCGTCGCCGTCACCGACCCAAAAGTCCTCCCCGACGGCGTCGACGACTCCAAGCGCCTCGCCCCCGAAACCCGCGAGCGCCTCGACGACCGCTTGCGCGGCGACGACCGCGTCCAGGTCGCCGTCGCGGAGATCACGCCCGCGCGCATCGACGACCCCGCGACCGACATGAACGCGCTCACCGTCGCCGCCCACGCCAACGCCATCTCCCGGCTCGCGGCCGACGGCGACGACGTCGTCGTCGACGCCGGCGACGTCAGCGAATCGCGGTTCGCGCGTCGGGTGCGAACAGCGGCGACCGCCGACGTCGACGTCACCGCCGAACACGGCGCCGACGAGACCCACCCCGTCGTCGCCGCCGCGAGCGTCGTCGCGAAGGTCGCACGCGACGCCCAGATGACAGCGCTCGCGAGCGAACACGGCGCCGTCGGCTCCGGCTACCCGAGCGACCCAACCACGCGCGAGTTCCTCGCCACCCACGTCGCCGACCACGGCCAACTCCCCGCGTTCGCCCGCGAATCCTGGAGCACGAGCGCGGACGTCCTCGCCGCCGCCGAACAGTCCGGGCTCGACGACTTCTGA
- a CDS encoding preprotein translocase subunit SecD, protein MADLRGNWRIILLVVMLAASGVALFVPSASLSSGEVTGATNLQYGLELDGGTRIRSPVVGMSATQLDVQQEDSAVVTNVSERLGVPRIDVAVRDCEASGVDCRTDQGHVVEVFNESVDRSAFVDALREENIQRVDGTQVSAQHVRDDPSPETYERMASSIQSKLDATGLTGGTATVASSASGQRYVVVEAPNRQPEALVELLDERGLVTLTVRYPANGTMEERVIADADDIRTVDPPRNPENARSWQVPVKLTQRGGERFQQTLNGVGFTEEGNYRSCPQNASATSTRNDQGYCLLTIVNGDVKGAFSMDPQLARTIRSGQFDDDPRFFFTAGNQSDAQNIQTNLEAGALPAPLDLDQRQTFALEGALADQFKGNALITAIVAVLAVSFTVYIRYRNVTVAAPMVVTALSEVVLLLGFASVVGLPLDLSHIAGFIAVIGTGVDDLIIIADEVMAEEVNSQRVFQSRFRKAFWVIGAAAATTIIAMSPLAVLSLGDLRGFAIITILGVLLGVLVTRPAYGDILRSFVTGDK, encoded by the coding sequence ATGGCGGACCTCCGCGGGAACTGGCGGATCATCCTGCTCGTCGTGATGCTCGCGGCCAGTGGCGTGGCGCTGTTCGTGCCGTCCGCGTCGCTGAGCTCGGGCGAGGTGACGGGTGCGACGAACCTCCAGTACGGCCTCGAGCTGGACGGTGGGACGCGCATCCGGTCGCCGGTCGTCGGGATGAGTGCGACCCAACTGGACGTGCAGCAGGAGGATAGCGCGGTAGTGACGAACGTCTCCGAGCGACTCGGGGTGCCACGTATCGACGTCGCGGTCCGGGACTGCGAGGCTTCGGGCGTCGACTGTCGGACCGACCAGGGGCACGTCGTGGAGGTGTTCAACGAGTCCGTGGACCGGTCGGCGTTCGTGGACGCGCTCCGCGAGGAGAACATCCAGCGCGTCGACGGGACGCAAGTGTCGGCGCAGCACGTCCGTGACGATCCGTCACCGGAGACCTACGAGCGGATGGCGAGCTCGATCCAGTCGAAGCTGGACGCGACGGGCCTGACCGGTGGGACGGCGACGGTGGCGTCCTCGGCGAGCGGCCAGCGGTACGTCGTCGTCGAGGCACCGAACCGGCAGCCGGAGGCGCTCGTGGAACTGCTCGACGAGCGCGGGCTGGTGACGCTTACGGTGCGGTATCCGGCGAACGGGACGATGGAGGAGCGCGTGATCGCGGACGCGGACGACATCCGGACGGTCGACCCGCCGCGGAACCCGGAGAACGCGCGGTCGTGGCAGGTGCCGGTGAAGCTCACGCAACGGGGCGGTGAACGCTTCCAGCAGACGCTGAACGGCGTCGGGTTCACGGAGGAGGGGAACTATCGGTCCTGTCCGCAGAACGCGTCGGCGACGTCGACGCGGAACGACCAGGGGTACTGTCTGTTGACGATCGTGAACGGCGACGTGAAGGGTGCGTTCTCGATGGACCCGCAGCTCGCGCGCACGATCCGGAGCGGGCAGTTCGACGACGACCCGCGGTTCTTCTTCACCGCGGGCAATCAGAGCGACGCGCAGAACATCCAGACGAACCTGGAGGCGGGTGCGCTCCCGGCGCCGCTCGACCTCGACCAGCGCCAGACGTTCGCGCTGGAGGGCGCGCTCGCGGATCAGTTCAAGGGGAACGCGCTCATCACGGCGATCGTCGCGGTGCTTGCGGTGTCGTTCACGGTGTACATCCGGTATCGGAACGTGACGGTCGCGGCGCCGATGGTCGTCACCGCGCTCTCGGAGGTGGTGCTCCTCCTCGGGTTCGCGTCGGTCGTCGGCCTGCCGCTCGATCTCTCACACATCGCTGGGTTCATCGCGGTCATCGGGACGGGGGTGGACGACCTCATCATCATCGCGGACGAGGTGATGGCCGAGGAGGTGAACAGCCAGCGCGTCTTCCAGTCGCGGTTCCGGAAGGCGTTCTGGGTGATCGGGGCGGCGGCGGCGACGACGATCATCGCGATGAGTCCGCTCGCGGTCCTGAGTCTCGGTGACCTCCGCGGGTTCGCGATCATCACGATCCTCGGTGTCCTCCTCGGCGTGCTCGTGACGCGTCCGGCGTACGGGGACATCCTCCGGTCGTTCGTCACGGGCGACAAGTAG
- the secF gene encoding protein translocase subunit SecF yields the protein MSKFEVPEIDYERYTNRQLAAIPVGILVVALVVLAGLYVTTGSPVPLGIDFTGGTELTVQTDTPRDELAAAFSEEPVSIQGTAGTESPQYIVTFADTGDSASGSELASQARENLEPTCSNADNCAVVQSQQSTTPRFASSAQQTAFLGIGLAFAGMSVLAFAFFRTFVPSVAIVISAFSDIVIPLALMGVLGIKLSLGTVAALLMLIGYSVDSDILLNNHILRREGGFYESTRRAMRTGVTMTLTSLSAMAVMAVTAYLFGIELMASIGLVLVLGLATDLMNTYMLNLSLLRWYQLGEVSN from the coding sequence ATGAGCAAGTTCGAGGTACCGGAGATCGACTACGAGCGGTACACGAACCGCCAGCTCGCCGCCATCCCAGTCGGGATTCTCGTGGTGGCGCTGGTGGTTCTCGCCGGCTTGTACGTCACTACCGGATCGCCGGTACCACTCGGCATCGACTTCACAGGAGGGACCGAACTGACGGTGCAGACGGACACGCCCCGAGACGAACTCGCGGCGGCGTTCAGCGAGGAACCGGTGAGTATCCAGGGGACAGCCGGGACGGAGTCGCCGCAGTACATCGTGACGTTCGCCGACACCGGCGACAGCGCGAGCGGGAGCGAGCTCGCCAGCCAGGCGCGTGAGAACCTGGAACCGACGTGCTCGAACGCGGATAACTGCGCGGTCGTGCAGTCCCAGCAGTCGACGACGCCCCGGTTCGCGTCCTCGGCCCAGCAGACCGCGTTCCTCGGGATCGGGCTGGCGTTCGCCGGGATGAGCGTGCTCGCGTTCGCGTTCTTCCGGACGTTCGTGCCTTCGGTCGCGATCGTCATCTCGGCGTTCTCCGACATCGTGATCCCGCTGGCGCTCATGGGCGTGCTCGGGATCAAGCTCTCGCTGGGGACGGTCGCCGCGCTCCTGATGCTGATCGGGTACTCGGTCGACTCCGACATCCTCCTGAACAATCACATCCTCCGACGCGAGGGTGGGTTCTACGAGAGCACGCGGCGCGCGATGCGGACCGGTGTGACGATGACGCTCACGTCGCTGTCCGCGATGGCGGTGATGGCGGTCACCGCGTACCTGTTCGGGATCGAGCTGATGGCGTCGATCGGGCTCGTGCTCGTGCTCGGGCTCGCGACCGACCTGATGAACACGTACATGCTGAACTTGAGTCTGCTTCGCTGGTACCAGCTCGGGGAGGTGAGTAACTGA
- a CDS encoding DUF5812 family protein, translating to MTETTATFLVTEADADSAVLRDVDAGQVYTLADNDAEFEAGTIIGATVAPVPPMDVVYEVVETDYVHRVDVVDTDLSPTTQAMEVAADLDVGEVERIEREGTGELHVLSVPPAETEQAARDVLEDEETIARAGRVGAVRVEVRRDPDAGVLNVRYLPD from the coding sequence ATGACGGAGACGACTGCGACGTTCCTCGTGACGGAGGCCGACGCCGACAGCGCGGTGCTCCGGGACGTCGACGCCGGCCAGGTGTACACGCTCGCGGACAACGACGCCGAGTTCGAGGCGGGCACGATCATCGGGGCGACGGTCGCGCCGGTACCGCCGATGGACGTCGTCTACGAGGTCGTCGAGACGGACTACGTGCATCGCGTCGACGTCGTCGACACGGACCTGTCGCCGACGACGCAAGCGATGGAGGTTGCTGCAGACCTCGATGTCGGCGAGGTCGAGCGCATCGAGCGCGAGGGCACGGGCGAACTGCACGTGCTCTCGGTCCCACCGGCGGAGACCGAGCAGGCCGCTCGGGACGTACTCGAGGACGAGGAGACGATCGCGCGCGCCGGACGCGTCGGTGCGGTTCGCGTCGAAGTGCGTCGGGACCCGGACGCGGGCGTGCTGAACGTCCGCTACCTCCCGGACTGA
- a CDS encoding formate/nitrite transporter family protein — translation MTGTSGGPPPADGDDPHRDRVDDVLTDQFSTDEVYQRVVADADHEVTSGARELFFSALAAGFAITVTFLLYASVTATTDAKFVGVLLYPLGFVYIIIGGYQLYTENTLPPVALTLERLASVPTLFRHWLIVLAGNFVGGGLGAVALAYGGVFDDATANVAIGFAEKGIATPATDLFFKAAFAGLIVAGVVWINFAAKDTISRLAVVYLAFLAIPMGNLFHVVVSFTEVVYLALVTGVNPGPALVGFVLPVLLGNTLGGVVLVTVVNYYQTSDQRLQIDRFQNVRRLSLREWLAGSLAGRSYVPVIDTLEEFVRDPEAYRVLVPIANPRTETGVVRLACQIASSRQKGKVHVVHVVQAPRRWTTDDEGLQRERITRESDRLLEDARRIGGEHDVTLETSTVVTPRSFEEVFALARRTSPDLVTMDWEERGLWNSARAERPLAELTNRLPCDFLIANGPELDPSRIVLPTAGGPDSDLTAEVAGALESVANARVELLHVVDDEANVAAGEAFLRDWAEKHDLEDAEITVDSGDVESAIVRASTECTLLMLGATEQGLLSRLVQDSLHTDIIDDVDCSVLLAERPTERSLRERLFGDPVRDRHPALAFRDRVDDAEGTDRAEPGDE, via the coding sequence ATGACAGGTACGAGCGGCGGGCCGCCACCCGCGGACGGCGACGATCCTCACCGGGATCGCGTCGACGACGTCCTCACGGACCAGTTCTCGACCGACGAGGTCTACCAGCGCGTGGTCGCCGACGCCGACCACGAGGTGACCTCCGGCGCGCGCGAACTGTTCTTCAGCGCGCTCGCCGCCGGGTTCGCGATCACCGTCACGTTCCTCCTGTACGCCTCGGTCACGGCGACGACGGACGCCAAGTTCGTCGGCGTCCTCCTCTACCCGCTCGGGTTCGTCTACATCATCATCGGCGGCTACCAGCTCTACACCGAGAACACGCTCCCGCCGGTGGCGCTCACGCTCGAGCGACTCGCGTCGGTACCGACGCTGTTCCGGCACTGGCTGATCGTGCTCGCGGGGAACTTCGTCGGCGGCGGCCTCGGCGCGGTCGCACTCGCCTACGGCGGCGTGTTCGACGACGCCACCGCGAACGTCGCGATCGGATTCGCCGAGAAGGGCATCGCCACGCCAGCCACCGACCTCTTCTTCAAGGCGGCGTTCGCCGGTCTGATCGTCGCCGGCGTCGTCTGGATCAACTTCGCCGCCAAGGACACGATCTCCCGGCTGGCCGTCGTCTACCTCGCGTTCCTCGCCATCCCCATGGGGAACCTGTTCCACGTCGTGGTGTCGTTCACCGAAGTGGTCTACCTGGCGCTCGTCACCGGCGTCAACCCTGGTCCAGCGCTCGTCGGATTCGTGCTCCCGGTCCTCCTCGGGAACACGCTCGGCGGCGTCGTGCTCGTCACGGTCGTGAACTACTATCAGACGTCCGACCAGCGCCTCCAGATCGACCGCTTCCAGAACGTCCGCCGGCTCTCGCTCCGCGAGTGGCTCGCCGGCTCGCTCGCCGGCCGCTCGTACGTCCCCGTGATCGACACCCTCGAGGAGTTCGTCCGCGACCCGGAGGCCTACCGCGTCCTCGTCCCCATCGCCAATCCCCGGACCGAGACGGGCGTGGTGCGCCTCGCCTGCCAGATCGCGAGCAGTCGCCAGAAGGGGAAGGTTCACGTCGTCCACGTCGTGCAGGCACCCCGACGGTGGACGACGGACGACGAAGGCCTCCAGCGCGAACGCATCACGCGCGAGTCCGACCGCCTCCTCGAGGACGCCCGCCGCATCGGCGGCGAGCACGACGTGACCCTGGAGACCTCGACCGTCGTCACGCCGCGATCGTTCGAGGAGGTGTTCGCGCTCGCACGCCGGACCAGTCCGGACCTCGTGACGATGGACTGGGAGGAACGCGGCCTGTGGAACTCGGCTCGCGCCGAGCGGCCGCTCGCCGAACTGACCAACCGACTCCCCTGCGACTTCCTGATAGCGAACGGCCCCGAGCTCGATCCGTCGCGGATCGTGCTGCCGACGGCCGGCGGCCCGGACTCGGACCTGACCGCCGAAGTCGCAGGGGCACTCGAGTCGGTGGCGAACGCCAGGGTCGAGTTACTCCACGTCGTCGACGACGAGGCCAACGTAGCCGCGGGCGAGGCGTTCCTCCGCGACTGGGCCGAAAAGCACGACCTAGAGGACGCGGAGATCACCGTCGACTCGGGCGACGTCGAGTCCGCGATCGTCAGGGCGTCCACCGAGTGTACGTTGCTCATGCTCGGCGCGACCGAACAGGGCCTGCTCTCTCGACTCGTCCAGGACTCGCTACACACGGACATCATCGACGACGTCGATTGCTCGGTGCTGCTCGCCGAACGGCCGACCGAGCGGTCGCTGCGCGAGCGACTGTTCGGCGACCCGGTCCGGGACCGCCATCCCGCGCTCGCGTTCCGCGACCGCGTCGACGACGCCGAGGGGACCGATCGGGCCGAGCCCGGCGACGAGTGA